In Streptomyces sp. NBC_01707, a genomic segment contains:
- a CDS encoding DMT family transporter, whose product MTTPIPASAAPATGPAVRDRRAIAAACTTVVLWASAFVSIRSAGESYSPGALALGRLLAGSLTLGAILLVRREGLPSRAAWPGIVTSGLLWFGLYMVVLNWGEQQVDAGTAAMVVNIGPILIALLGARLLGEGLPRRLLTGMAVSFAGAAVVGLSMSGHGSSSVLGVVLCLLAAMGYAGGVVAQKPALRHGAALQITAFGCVVGTVACLPFSGVLISEAADAPVSATLNMVYLGVFPTALAFTTWAYALARTTAGRMGATTYAVPALVVLMSWLLLGEVPALLTVGGGLLCLAGVAVSRKRPQTGRTRRSRAHPVEGRRHDPERQGSEQPQETEEEEQGCRRR is encoded by the coding sequence ATGACGACACCCATACCCGCCTCCGCCGCGCCCGCCACCGGACCCGCGGTCCGCGACCGGCGGGCGATCGCCGCGGCCTGCACCACCGTGGTGCTGTGGGCCTCCGCCTTCGTCTCCATCCGCAGCGCAGGTGAGTCCTACTCGCCCGGCGCACTGGCGCTCGGCCGGCTGCTCGCGGGTTCGCTGACGCTCGGCGCGATCCTTCTGGTACGCCGTGAGGGGCTGCCGTCCAGAGCGGCGTGGCCGGGCATCGTCACGTCCGGGCTCCTCTGGTTCGGGCTCTACATGGTGGTGCTCAACTGGGGTGAGCAGCAGGTCGACGCGGGCACGGCCGCCATGGTCGTGAACATCGGCCCGATCCTGATCGCACTGCTCGGTGCGCGGCTGCTGGGCGAGGGGCTGCCGCGCAGGCTGCTGACGGGGATGGCCGTGTCGTTCGCGGGCGCCGCGGTGGTCGGTCTCTCCATGTCGGGGCACGGGAGTTCGTCGGTGCTCGGGGTGGTGCTCTGCCTGCTGGCGGCGATGGGGTACGCGGGCGGGGTGGTCGCCCAGAAGCCGGCGCTGCGGCACGGCGCGGCGCTGCAGATCACCGCGTTCGGCTGTGTGGTCGGTACGGTCGCCTGTCTGCCGTTCTCCGGTGTGCTGATCTCCGAGGCGGCCGACGCCCCGGTGTCCGCGACGCTGAACATGGTCTATCTCGGCGTCTTCCCGACCGCCCTGGCCTTCACCACCTGGGCCTATGCGCTCGCCCGCACCACTGCCGGACGGATGGGCGCCACCACATATGCGGTCCCCGCGCTGGTGGTGCTGATGTCGTGGCTGCTGCTCGGCGAGGTGCCCGCGCTACTCACGGTCGGTGGTGGCCTGCTCTGTCTGGCCGGGGTGGCGGTCTCCCGGAAGCGTCCGCAGACTGGACGCACCCGAAGGAGTCGGGCACATCCGGTGGAGGGACGCCGTCATGACCCGGAGCGCCAAGGATCCGAGCAGCCGCAGGAGACGGAAGAAGAGGAACAAGGCTGCCGGCGACGCTGA
- a CDS encoding helix-turn-helix transcriptional regulator, producing the protein MARMAPHDPVAPRLAALAALLADETRASFCLALLDGRAWTAGELARHASVAPSTASEHLGKLIAGGLLTEERQGRHRYVRLTDERAAHLVEDLAAGAAPGDAERPQTLRAASTSSALARGRTCYDHLAGRIGIAIADAMTVRGLLRQDTGFALTDPGLGWFAELGIGLDTGTRRPLVRSCLDWTERRPHLAGAAGAALCRHALEAGWCVRIGSGRAVKATGDGERALHELLGIEPETIR; encoded by the coding sequence ATGGCACGCATGGCACCCCACGACCCGGTCGCACCCCGCCTCGCCGCCCTGGCCGCGCTCCTCGCCGACGAGACCCGCGCCTCCTTCTGTCTGGCCCTGCTCGACGGCCGCGCCTGGACGGCGGGTGAGCTGGCGCGTCACGCGTCGGTGGCACCGTCGACCGCAAGCGAACACCTGGGGAAGCTGATCGCCGGGGGGCTGCTGACCGAGGAGCGGCAGGGCCGCCACCGCTATGTGCGGCTCACCGACGAACGGGCCGCCCACCTCGTCGAGGATCTCGCCGCCGGGGCCGCACCCGGCGACGCGGAGCGGCCACAGACCCTGCGGGCGGCGAGCACGAGCAGCGCACTGGCCCGCGGACGCACCTGTTACGACCACCTCGCGGGCCGGATCGGCATCGCGATCGCGGACGCGATGACCGTGCGGGGACTGCTGCGGCAGGACACCGGCTTCGCACTCACCGACCCGGGTCTCGGCTGGTTCGCGGAGCTGGGCATCGGGCTGGACACCGGGACGCGGCGTCCCCTCGTACGCAGCTGTCTGGACTGGACGGAGCGCAGACCGCATCTGGCAGGGGCCGCGGGCGCCGCGCTGTGCCGGCACGCCCTGGAGGCCGGCTGGTGCGTGAGGATCGGGTCCGGGCGAGCGGTGAAGGCGACCGGGGACGGGGAGCGGGCGCTGCACGAGCTGCTCGGAATCGAGCCGGAAACAATTCGGTGA
- a CDS encoding TetR/AcrR family transcriptional regulator: protein MARPRKPLLSRDRIVEAASALVDAEGLDAVSTRRLAAELGVSGPSLYNHFRNKDEILDAVADAVSAQVDLSMFDESDGRGWQDALHDWAVSYRAALAEHPHIVPVLAQGPGRRPAGLRVADAAFGAMVRAGWPPAQATYIGALMRYFITGSALGSFARGFVDDETAYDPADYPHLGQAHLLADRRQQVDEGAFETGLRALLDGLALQYEQGPAAHTVRPAPKRS from the coding sequence ATGGCCCGACCGCGCAAGCCCCTCCTCAGCAGAGACCGCATCGTCGAGGCGGCGAGCGCGCTCGTGGACGCCGAGGGGCTCGACGCCGTCTCCACCCGTCGGCTCGCGGCCGAACTCGGGGTCAGCGGACCCTCGCTCTACAACCACTTCCGCAACAAGGACGAGATCCTGGATGCGGTCGCGGACGCCGTGTCCGCGCAGGTCGATCTGTCGATGTTCGACGAGTCCGACGGCCGCGGCTGGCAGGACGCCCTGCACGACTGGGCGGTCTCCTATCGGGCGGCGCTCGCCGAGCACCCGCACATCGTCCCGGTGCTGGCCCAGGGCCCCGGCCGCCGTCCGGCCGGGCTGCGGGTCGCCGACGCGGCGTTCGGTGCGATGGTCCGCGCGGGCTGGCCGCCCGCCCAGGCCACGTACATCGGGGCACTGATGCGGTACTTCATCACCGGCTCGGCGCTGGGCTCGTTCGCGCGCGGCTTCGTCGACGACGAGACGGCGTACGACCCCGCCGACTATCCGCACCTCGGCCAGGCCCACCTGCTGGCCGACCGCCGTCAGCAGGTCGACGAGGGCGCGTTCGAGACCGGACTGCGGGCGTTGCTCGACGGCCTCGCCCTGCAGTACGAGCAGGGGCCCGCCGCGCACACGGTTCGGCCGGCGCCGAAGCGTTCCTGA
- a CDS encoding acyl-CoA dehydrogenase family protein, translated as MNLELSEEQEAVRQLAKDFVAREITPHVVEWDRAENVDRSIVKKLGSLGFLGLTVPEEYGGSGGDHLAYCLVTEELGRGDSSVRGIVSVSLGLVAKTVATWGDEEQKRQWLPRLTAGEAIGCFGLTEPGTGSDAGNLTTKAVRDGDSYVISGTKMFITNGTWADVVLLFARTGDTPGHKGISAFLVPTDTPGLTRRTIHGKLGLRGQATAEVVLEDVRVPATTLLGPEGKGFSIAMSALAKGRMSVAAGCVGIAQAALDAAVGYAGEREQFGKSIASYQLVQELISDIAVDVDAARLLTWRVADLIDRGEDFATAASKAKLFASEAAVRAANNALQVFGGYGYIDEYPVGKLLRDARVMTLYEGTSQIQKLIIGRALTGVSAF; from the coding sequence ATGAACCTGGAGCTCAGCGAGGAGCAGGAAGCCGTCCGGCAGCTCGCCAAGGACTTCGTCGCCCGCGAGATCACCCCGCATGTCGTCGAGTGGGACCGCGCCGAGAATGTCGACAGATCGATCGTCAAGAAACTGGGTTCCCTCGGCTTCCTCGGGCTGACCGTCCCCGAGGAGTACGGCGGCTCGGGCGGCGACCACCTGGCGTACTGCCTGGTCACCGAGGAACTCGGCCGCGGCGACTCCTCGGTCCGCGGCATCGTCTCGGTGTCCCTGGGGCTGGTCGCCAAGACCGTCGCCACCTGGGGCGACGAGGAGCAGAAGCGGCAGTGGCTGCCCCGGCTCACCGCGGGCGAGGCGATCGGCTGCTTCGGCCTCACCGAACCCGGCACCGGCTCGGACGCCGGGAACCTGACGACGAAGGCCGTCCGCGACGGCGACTCGTATGTCATCAGCGGCACCAAGATGTTCATCACCAACGGCACCTGGGCCGACGTCGTGCTGCTCTTCGCCCGCACCGGCGACACCCCCGGCCACAAGGGCATATCCGCATTCCTGGTGCCCACCGACACTCCCGGCCTCACCCGCCGCACCATCCACGGCAAGCTCGGTCTGCGCGGCCAGGCCACTGCCGAAGTGGTCCTGGAGGACGTCCGCGTCCCCGCCACCACGCTCCTGGGCCCCGAGGGCAAGGGCTTCTCCATCGCCATGTCCGCCCTCGCCAAGGGTCGGATGTCGGTCGCGGCCGGGTGCGTCGGCATCGCACAGGCCGCCCTCGACGCCGCTGTGGGCTACGCCGGCGAACGCGAGCAGTTCGGCAAGTCCATCGCGAGCTACCAGCTCGTCCAGGAACTGATCAGTGACATCGCGGTGGACGTGGACGCCGCCCGGCTGCTGACCTGGCGGGTCGCCGACCTGATCGACCGCGGCGAGGACTTCGCCACCGCGGCGTCCAAGGCGAAGCTCTTCGCCTCCGAGGCCGCCGTCCGCGCGGCCAACAACGCCCTGCAGGTCTTCGGCGGCTACGGCTACATCGACGAGTACCCGGTCGGCAAGCTGCTGCGCGACGCCCGTGTGATGACGCTCTACGAAGGCACCAGCCAGATCCAGAAGCTGATCATCGGCCGTGCGCTGACGGGGGTCTCCGCCTTCTGA
- a CDS encoding YiaA/YiaB family inner membrane protein has protein sequence MSETTSVKQQSTAAFYGQAVASFGVASGAVALGIYFLDANAWVRGFLAIGVLYLVTSCFTLAKVIRDRQEAGQLISRVDQARLEKILAEHDPFQKL, from the coding sequence ATGAGTGAGACGACATCGGTCAAGCAGCAGAGCACCGCAGCCTTCTACGGACAGGCCGTCGCATCCTTCGGGGTGGCGTCGGGTGCGGTGGCCCTCGGTATCTACTTCCTCGACGCGAACGCCTGGGTGCGGGGATTCCTCGCCATCGGCGTCCTCTACCTCGTCACGTCCTGCTTCACCCTCGCCAAGGTCATCCGGGACCGCCAGGAGGCGGGGCAGCTCATCAGCCGGGTCGACCAGGCCCGGCTGGAGAAGATCCTCGCCGAGCACGACCCCTTCCAGAAGCTCTGA
- a CDS encoding TetR/AcrR family transcriptional regulator: MSTAEDTGGDSAPWGEVTPEAARRLLVAAVDAFAERGYHATTTRDIAGRAGMSPAALYIHYKTKEELLHRISRIGHDRALLLLETAADAEGTASERLAHAVRSFVRWHAEGHTTARVVQYELDALGPEHRTEIVALRRRSDAVIRRIISEGVEAGEFDVPDIPGTTLAVLSLCIDVARWFSAQGSRTPDEVGALYADLVLRMVAAQR, encoded by the coding sequence ATGAGCACGGCGGAGGATACCGGCGGCGACAGCGCGCCGTGGGGCGAGGTGACGCCCGAGGCGGCCAGACGGCTCCTCGTCGCGGCCGTCGATGCCTTCGCCGAGCGGGGGTACCACGCGACCACCACCCGCGACATCGCGGGCCGTGCCGGGATGAGCCCTGCCGCGCTCTACATCCACTACAAGACGAAGGAAGAACTGCTCCACCGGATCAGCCGGATCGGTCACGACCGGGCCCTGCTGCTCCTGGAGACGGCCGCGGACGCCGAAGGCACGGCCTCCGAGCGGCTCGCCCACGCCGTGCGGTCCTTCGTCCGCTGGCACGCGGAAGGGCACACCACCGCCCGCGTGGTCCAGTACGAACTCGACGCCCTCGGTCCGGAGCACCGCACCGAGATCGTCGCGCTGCGACGCAGGAGCGACGCGGTGATCCGCCGGATCATCAGTGAAGGCGTGGAGGCGGGGGAGTTCGACGTCCCCGACATCCCGGGCACCACGCTGGCCGTGCTCTCGCTCTGCATCGATGTGGCGCGCTGGTTCAGCGCGCAGGGGAGCCGGACGCCCGACGAGGTCGGCGCGCTCTACGCCGACCTCGTCCTGCGGATGGTCGCGGCCCAGCGGTAG
- a CDS encoding MaoC family dehydratase, which translates to MAEPRIFTSAQELRDGVGEQLGHSDWLEIDQKRVDLFADATGDHQWIHVDPERAAAGPFGTTIAHGYLTLSLLPALVPQIMRVEGMKMGINYGTNKVRFPATVPVGSRLRATAALKSVEEAGGGVQVTAVVTVEREGGDKPVCVAESVSRYYF; encoded by the coding sequence ATGGCAGAGCCGAGGATCTTCACGTCCGCGCAGGAGCTGCGCGACGGGGTGGGCGAGCAGCTGGGGCACAGCGACTGGCTGGAGATCGACCAGAAGCGGGTCGACCTCTTCGCCGATGCCACCGGGGACCACCAGTGGATCCATGTGGACCCGGAGCGCGCCGCGGCCGGCCCGTTCGGCACGACGATCGCGCACGGCTATCTCACGCTCTCGCTGCTTCCGGCGCTGGTCCCGCAGATCATGCGGGTCGAAGGCATGAAGATGGGCATCAACTACGGCACCAACAAGGTCCGTTTCCCGGCCACCGTGCCGGTGGGCTCGCGACTGCGGGCGACGGCCGCCCTCAAGAGCGTCGAGGAGGCGGGCGGCGGCGTCCAGGTCACCGCCGTCGTCACGGTCGAGCGCGAGGGCGGCGACAAGCCGGTCTGCGTCGCCGAGTCGGTGTCGCGCTACTACTTCTGA
- the soxR gene encoding redox-sensitive transcriptional activator SoxR yields MPQIPQTLHELTVGQLSARSGAAVSALHFYEAKGLISSRRTSGNQRRYSRDALRRVAFVRAAQRVGIPLATIREALAELPEERTPNRDDWARLSETWRSELDERIKQLGRLRDHLTDCIGCGCLSLETCVLSNPNDISGETISGSRLMPERRSADCR; encoded by the coding sequence GTGCCCCAGATCCCACAGACACTCCATGAACTCACGGTCGGCCAGCTCTCCGCGCGCAGCGGTGCCGCCGTTTCGGCCCTGCACTTCTACGAGGCCAAGGGCCTGATCAGCAGCCGCCGCACGAGCGGCAACCAGCGCCGCTACAGCAGGGACGCACTACGCCGGGTCGCTTTCGTCCGCGCGGCGCAGCGGGTCGGCATACCGCTGGCCACGATCCGCGAGGCGCTGGCCGAGCTCCCGGAGGAGCGCACCCCGAACCGCGACGACTGGGCGCGACTGTCCGAGACATGGCGCTCCGAACTCGACGAGCGGATCAAGCAGCTGGGCCGGCTGCGCGACCACCTCACCGACTGCATCGGCTGCGGCTGCCTGTCGCTGGAGACATGTGTGCTCTCCAACCCGAACGACATCTCCGGGGAAACGATCAGCGGCTCCCGGTTGATGCCGGAACGCCGGTCGGCGGACTGCCGGTAG
- a CDS encoding penicillin acylase family protein has translation MPPRTVKFRAATVAAVLTLGTTLLAASPQSGAVAADPVPVVDYCQGQCDDILPPGENGNATLVEILGNQAFGTHPAHSDDQLDRYNGLVAGHTGLTDQKLTDFFNDASFGVPKNQVESVTSPRDDVTITRDRASGVPHIKGTTRYGTEFGAGYAAGQDRLWLMDLFRHIGRGELTSFAGGALANQGLEQQFWPQAPYTEADLEAQVAHIRTHEGARGEQAMADAQAYVDGINAYRDKSKKGRYFPGEYVLTGKIDAITNIGEIQPFKLTDLISIASVVGGQFGGGGGGEVQAALSLLSAQQKYGVAEGTKVWESFRQRNDPEAVLTIHDGTSFPYAGKPAQARGTALPDPGSVTPEPLVHDRTGSAGTDRKAPVKAPAALKKAQGIYDDGVIPEGSLPGSGSGAQKRGMSNALLVSGKHTASGNPIAVFGPQTGYFAPQLMMLQELQGPGISARGVAFAGVGMYVQMGRGQDYAWSATSAGQDITDTYAIELCEPDGSAPTKDSTHYLHHGTCTPMEKLERTNSWTPTVADSTAKGSYRMQVWRTAYGIVTHRATVGGKPVAYTSLRTTYRHEADSIIGFQMLNDPAYVKDAASFQQAASNIDYAFNWFYADSRTAAYYNSGMNPVRAAGIDPALPVKAEKAYEWQGYDPVTNTAAYTPFAAHPHSSGQDYYVSWNNKQAEGYASAGFGLSAVHRADLLDDRVAKLVEQGGVTRASLTRAMAEAALTDLRGEQLLPELLQVLRSRPVTDPELNAVIQQLESWQASGSQRRESSPGSHSYTDADAVRIMDAWWPKLVEAEFEPGLGDSLYGALTAALATDESPAASHGPSGAHSGSAFQYGWWGFVDKDLRQVLGRPVKGPLARTYCGNGDLSSCRDTLLASLKQAASEPVTEVYPGDDNCGAGEQWCTDSIIHRALGGISQKAIHWQNRPTYQQVVEFPAHR, from the coding sequence ATGCCCCCACGCACCGTCAAGTTCAGAGCCGCCACCGTTGCGGCGGTTCTCACCCTCGGTACCACCCTCCTCGCAGCCTCGCCGCAGTCCGGCGCCGTGGCGGCGGACCCCGTCCCCGTCGTCGACTACTGCCAGGGGCAGTGCGACGACATCCTGCCGCCCGGCGAGAACGGCAACGCCACGCTCGTCGAGATCCTCGGCAACCAGGCGTTCGGTACGCACCCCGCACACAGCGACGACCAACTCGACCGCTACAACGGTCTGGTGGCCGGGCACACCGGACTCACCGACCAGAAGCTGACCGACTTCTTCAACGACGCGTCGTTCGGCGTACCGAAGAACCAGGTCGAGTCCGTCACCTCGCCGCGTGACGACGTCACCATCACCCGCGACAGGGCGTCAGGCGTCCCGCACATCAAGGGCACCACCCGTTACGGCACCGAGTTCGGCGCCGGGTACGCGGCCGGGCAGGACCGGCTCTGGCTGATGGACCTCTTCCGGCACATCGGGCGCGGTGAACTGACCTCGTTCGCCGGGGGCGCACTCGCCAACCAGGGGCTCGAGCAGCAGTTCTGGCCGCAGGCCCCGTACACCGAGGCCGATCTCGAAGCCCAGGTCGCGCACATCAGGACCCATGAGGGCGCCCGCGGTGAGCAGGCCATGGCCGACGCGCAGGCGTATGTCGACGGCATCAACGCGTACCGCGACAAGTCCAAGAAGGGACGTTACTTCCCCGGCGAGTACGTCCTGACCGGCAAGATCGATGCGATCACCAACATCGGTGAGATCCAGCCGTTCAAACTGACCGACCTGATCTCCATCGCCTCGGTCGTCGGCGGTCAGTTCGGTGGCGGCGGTGGCGGCGAAGTGCAGGCGGCGCTCTCGCTGCTGTCCGCCCAGCAGAAGTACGGGGTCGCCGAAGGCACCAAGGTCTGGGAGTCGTTCCGGCAGAGGAACGACCCCGAGGCCGTGCTGACCATCCACGACGGAACCTCCTTCCCCTACGCCGGCAAGCCCGCCCAGGCGCGTGGCACCGCCCTTCCCGACCCGGGCTCGGTCACCCCCGAGCCGCTCGTCCACGACCGCACCGGCTCCGCGGGCACCGACAGGAAGGCCCCGGTCAAGGCCCCGGCCGCGCTCAAAAAGGCCCAGGGCATCTACGACGACGGCGTCATCCCGGAGGGCTCGTTGCCCGGCTCCGGCTCCGGTGCCCAGAAGCGCGGCATGTCCAACGCCCTGCTGGTCTCCGGCAAGCACACCGCGAGCGGAAATCCGATCGCCGTCTTCGGTCCGCAGACCGGCTACTTCGCGCCGCAGCTGATGATGCTCCAGGAGCTCCAGGGCCCCGGCATCAGCGCCCGCGGGGTCGCGTTCGCCGGTGTCGGCATGTACGTCCAGATGGGTCGCGGCCAGGACTACGCGTGGAGCGCCACCTCGGCCGGCCAGGACATCACCGACACGTACGCCATCGAGCTGTGCGAGCCGGACGGTTCCGCGCCCACCAAGGACTCGACGCACTATCTCCACCACGGCACCTGCACCCCGATGGAGAAGCTGGAGCGGACCAACTCCTGGACACCGACCGTCGCCGACTCCACGGCGAAGGGCTCGTACCGGATGCAGGTCTGGCGGACCGCGTACGGCATCGTCACCCACCGCGCCACGGTGGGTGGCAAGCCCGTCGCGTACACCTCGCTTCGCACCACCTACCGCCACGAGGCCGACTCGATCATCGGCTTCCAGATGCTCAACGACCCGGCGTACGTGAAGGACGCCGCCTCCTTCCAGCAGGCGGCGAGCAACATCGACTACGCCTTCAACTGGTTCTACGCCGACTCCCGCACCGCCGCCTACTACAACAGCGGCATGAACCCGGTGCGCGCGGCAGGCATCGACCCGGCCCTGCCCGTCAAGGCCGAGAAGGCCTACGAATGGCAGGGCTACGACCCGGTCACCAACACCGCCGCCTACACCCCGTTCGCCGCGCACCCGCACTCCAGCGGCCAGGACTACTACGTCTCCTGGAACAACAAGCAGGCCGAGGGGTACGCGTCCGCGGGCTTCGGCCTCAGCGCGGTGCACCGGGCGGATCTGCTCGACGACCGGGTGGCGAAGCTGGTGGAGCAGGGTGGTGTCACCCGTGCCTCGCTCACCCGGGCCATGGCGGAAGCCGCACTCACCGACCTGCGCGGCGAGCAGTTGCTGCCCGAACTGCTGCAGGTGCTCCGGTCCCGTCCGGTCACCGACCCGGAACTGAACGCAGTCATACAGCAGTTGGAGTCCTGGCAGGCTTCGGGGTCGCAGCGGAGGGAGAGCAGCCCCGGCTCGCACTCGTACACCGACGCGGACGCGGTACGGATCATGGACGCATGGTGGCCGAAGCTGGTCGAGGCCGAGTTCGAGCCGGGTCTCGGCGACAGCCTGTACGGGGCGCTGACCGCCGCTCTCGCCACCGACGAGTCACCGGCGGCCAGCCACGGCCCGAGCGGGGCACACAGCGGATCGGCGTTCCAGTACGGCTGGTGGGGCTTTGTGGACAAGGATCTGCGCCAGGTCCTCGGCCGGCCGGTCAAGGGGCCGCTCGCCAGGACGTACTGCGGAAACGGCGACCTGAGCAGCTGCCGGGACACGCTGCTCGCCTCCCTGAAGCAGGCGGCGTCGGAACCGGTCACCGAGGTCTACCCCGGTGACGACAACTGCGGTGCCGGCGAGCAGTGGTGCACGGACTCGATCATCCACCGTGCGCTGGGCGGAATCAGTCAGAAGGCGATCCACTGGCAGAACCGCCCGACGTACCAGCAGGTGGTGGAGTTCCCCGCCCACCGGTAG
- a CDS encoding exo-beta-N-acetylmuramidase NamZ domain-containing protein: MSLSRRGLLAAGSAVGALAATTAGTGTAAAGPVPGKGHGAGGNRLRTGFDRLAADGYALLKGQKVGVVTNPTGITSDVRHIVDVMHPDERVDLVAVFGPEHGFRGTAQAGGSEGRYDDPATGLPVYDTYLKSGQPLADVFTASGVDTIVFDIQDAGARFYTYIWTLYDCMEAAALAGKRFVVLDRPNPVTGRAALGPVLDPAFSTFVGRREIAQAHGMTVTELALLFNAEFLAERPVELDIVKMSGWRRADFFDETGLPWVPPSPNMPTPDTALVYSGTCLFEGTNLSEGRGTTRPFELLGAEGIDHRWAAAANALDLPGVAFREAYFAPTFSKFQGKTVGGVQLHVQDREVFDPVRTGIALLVTAKQTWSGFAWRSDNWIDKLTGNTRVRTMIDAGADTDEVVGAWEADLAAFRAVRKKYLQYR, from the coding sequence ATGAGCCTGTCCAGACGTGGTTTGCTGGCCGCCGGCAGTGCCGTGGGAGCCCTCGCGGCCACCACTGCGGGAACCGGTACCGCGGCAGCGGGACCCGTGCCGGGGAAGGGACACGGCGCCGGGGGGAACCGGCTCCGCACCGGCTTCGACCGACTGGCCGCGGACGGCTACGCACTGCTGAAGGGGCAGAAGGTCGGCGTCGTCACCAATCCGACCGGGATCACCTCCGATGTGCGCCACATCGTCGACGTGATGCACCCGGACGAGCGGGTGGACCTGGTCGCGGTCTTCGGACCCGAGCACGGCTTCCGCGGCACCGCGCAGGCGGGCGGCTCCGAGGGGCGGTACGACGACCCGGCGACCGGACTCCCCGTCTACGACACGTACTTGAAGAGCGGGCAGCCGCTCGCCGATGTCTTCACCGCGTCCGGCGTAGACACCATCGTGTTCGACATCCAGGACGCGGGCGCACGCTTCTACACATACATCTGGACGCTGTACGACTGCATGGAGGCGGCGGCCCTCGCGGGCAAGCGGTTCGTCGTGCTGGACCGGCCGAACCCGGTGACCGGGCGGGCGGCCCTCGGGCCGGTCCTCGACCCCGCGTTCTCGACCTTCGTGGGGCGCCGGGAGATCGCGCAGGCGCACGGCATGACGGTCACGGAGCTCGCGCTGCTCTTCAACGCGGAGTTCCTGGCCGAGCGGCCGGTCGAACTGGACATCGTGAAGATGTCGGGATGGCGGCGCGCGGACTTCTTCGACGAGACCGGGCTGCCGTGGGTGCCGCCGAGCCCCAACATGCCGACGCCGGACACCGCGCTGGTGTACTCGGGGACCTGCCTCTTCGAGGGCACGAACCTCTCCGAGGGGCGCGGCACCACGCGGCCGTTCGAACTGCTCGGTGCGGAGGGCATCGACCACCGGTGGGCGGCGGCGGCGAACGCACTCGACCTGCCCGGAGTCGCGTTCCGTGAAGCGTACTTCGCGCCGACGTTCTCCAAGTTCCAGGGGAAGACGGTCGGCGGCGTGCAACTGCATGTGCAGGACCGGGAGGTCTTCGACCCGGTCCGCACGGGGATCGCGCTCCTGGTGACGGCGAAGCAGACATGGAGCGGCTTCGCGTGGCGCTCGGACAACTGGATCGACAAGCTCACCGGCAACACACGTGTGCGCACGATGATCGACGCGGGCGCGGACACGGATGAGGTGGTGGGGGCCTGGGAGGCGGATCTCGCCGCGTTCCGGGCGGTACGCAAGAAGTACCTGCAGTACCGGTGA
- a CDS encoding SDR family oxidoreductase: protein MSTVQGAGVVVTGAGGGIGAALARRFAAEGARVVVNDLDEARIKALAEEIGGTAVAGDASRIVDAARDALDGTVDIYCANAGLASPGDVFADEEVWAAAWDVNVMAHVRAARALLPDWLERGSGRFVSTASAAGLLTMIGAAPYSVTKHGVVAFAEWLSLTYRHRGVKVHAICPQGVRTDMLTAAGSAGELVLAPSAIEPEAVADALFDAMAEDRFLVLPHPEVAGYYRARTKDTDHWLANMNHLQQKWEETGA from the coding sequence ATGAGTACGGTGCAGGGCGCGGGCGTAGTGGTCACCGGAGCCGGAGGTGGCATCGGCGCCGCTCTGGCCCGCAGATTCGCCGCGGAGGGCGCCAGGGTCGTCGTCAACGACCTCGACGAGGCCCGGATCAAGGCGCTTGCCGAGGAGATCGGCGGCACCGCCGTCGCCGGTGACGCCTCACGGATCGTGGACGCCGCCCGGGACGCCCTGGACGGCACCGTCGACATCTACTGCGCCAACGCGGGCCTTGCCTCGCCGGGCGACGTCTTCGCCGACGAGGAGGTCTGGGCGGCGGCCTGGGACGTCAATGTGATGGCCCACGTCCGTGCGGCCAGGGCGCTGCTGCCGGACTGGCTGGAGCGCGGCAGCGGCCGGTTCGTCTCCACCGCGTCCGCCGCCGGCCTGCTGACGATGATCGGCGCGGCGCCGTACAGCGTCACCAAGCACGGGGTCGTCGCCTTCGCCGAATGGCTCTCGCTCACCTACCGGCACCGCGGCGTCAAGGTCCACGCGATCTGCCCGCAGGGCGTGCGTACGGACATGCTCACGGCCGCGGGTTCGGCCGGTGAGCTCGTGCTCGCCCCCAGCGCCATCGAGCCGGAGGCCGTCGCCGACGCGCTCTTCGACGCCATGGCCGAGGACCGCTTCCTCGTCCTGCCGCACCCCGAGGTCGCCGGGTACTACCGGGCGCGCACCAAGGACACCGACCACTGGCTCGCCAACATGAACCACCTTCAGCAGAAGTGGGAGGAGACCGGCGCATGA